In Syntrophorhabdaceae bacterium, the genomic stretch GTTTACCATGCAGCCCACGCTACCATTCATCTTGATGTAATTGAGGTGGTACTTCGATGCCTCCACCTCGAGCGGATTTTCCTGGTTTACGTCACGCAATCCTTGTATATCTCCCTGTCTGTACAGTGCATTATCGTCAAAGTTGAGCTTGGCGTCGAGCGCCACGAGTTCTCCGTTCTTTGTTATGGCAAGAGGGTTTATTTCCGCCAGGGAGCAATCTTTCTCGATAAAGAGTCTATAGAGATTCATAATCGTCCGGCCCGTCACGCCCGACAGTCCCTGATCAATGCCCAAAGCATAAATTATCCTGTTTACTTGAAACGGCCTCAAGCCAATCTGGGGGTCAATTGTTTCTCTCACGAGCTTCTCGGGATTCGTCCCAGCCGTCGTCTCGATGTCCACACCACCCTGAGCGCTCATAAGCACCACCGGACAGGCGCTTTCACGGTCTACAACTATCCCCAGATACAGCTCCTTCTGCGCATCAATTGCTTCTTCTATAAGGAGCATCTGCACCGGTTTACCGCAGGCTCCGGTCTGGTCCGTTGCGAGTGTGCCTCCCAGCATACGACGGGCGACCCCTCTCACGTCGTCGGCTTTTTCGACTGTCTCAATGCCGTGAGCCCTACCCCTGCCTCCTGCATGAATCTGCGCTTTGACCGCGTAGGGACCCTGGCCGATCTGTTGCGCAATACGAAAGGCTTCTTCCGGTGAGTTTGCAGCAGCGCCCCTCGGAACCCGTAAGCCATACGCATCAAGGAGCTTTTTGGCCTGATACTCATGTATCTTCATCTTCAAGCTCTTTGGGCGAGTCAGGAAAGGCGATCTTTTTAATCTTTGCTGCTATCGTCATGCCGGTTCTCAACGCATCCCGGTTAAGTTGTTCCGTGCCTTTAGGAACGCGGGCGAGCACGGCGGACTCAATGGCCCTCATTGATACCACGGGCGTAAGTCTGCTCAACGCTCCTAAGGCCACGATATTGGCAACCATCTCCCGTTTGAACTTCTCTCGGGCAAGGCGGGTGAATGGTATCTGGTACGCCTTTGAAACGGGTACCTGCTTTACGAGGGTAGAATCGACGATCAGAATGCCATCGGCTTTCAAATCCATGTAGTAATCGTCACAGGCTTTCTGGTTCATGGCCAGGAGGAGATCAAGCCGCAGGGCTTTGGGATAGTCGATTTCGCCGTCGCTAATTACCACTTCCGCCTTACTTGAGCCTCCGCGCGCCTCCGGTCCGTAGCTCTGGGTCTGGGCCACGTATTTTCCATCATAGATGCCGACTGCCTCCGCGAGGATAATGCCCATGAGAATAATGCCCTGGCCTCCGGAGCCGCTCAAACGTATGTCGTAGCGATAACCCATGCTATGGCTTCTCCGTCAGTTTCGCCCATTTTCTCACTTTTTCATATTCCTCCTCGTAAGCGGGCAGGTCTCTCTCAACGAGCACGCCAATGCGGAATTTGTCTCTTAACTCATCGCCCGTCATCTGTGTCGCCTTTTCAACGGGAACGGCATGGTCCCTCTGCCACTGCATCATTTCAACGGCTGAGCCCAGACGGTTAAGTCTCCCGTATTGCGTGTGGCAGTGAGAGATGACCTCAACTACGGAGAACCCGACTTTCGCGAAGGCACGCACCATGAGACTGTCCAGAAGTTTTGCGTGATAGACGGTCCCGCGGCCCACAAAAGCGGCCCCTGCCGTTACGGCAAGTTCCGATATGCTGAAAGCGTGCTCCACGTTCGAGTAAGTCGTGGTGGCAGACCTCGCCCCGTAGGGTGTGGTCGGTGAATATTGGCCCCCTGTCATGCCGTAGACGCTATTATTCACGATAATGGCGGTCAGGTCGATGTTTCTCCTGGCTGCGTGGATGAAATGGTTCCCTCCGATGGCAACCGCATCGCCATCCCCCATGATCACTATGACTTTGAGCGCAGGTTTTGCGAGTTTCACGCCGGTCGCGAAGGTGAGCGCCCTGCCGTGGGTGGTATGGAGCGTATTAAAATCCACATAAACCGGCAATCTGCCCGTGCAGCCGATGCCCGATACGAGAACGACTTCGTCCTGACTGTACCCTGTCTCATCTATTGCCCGGATGAGCGAACCGAGCATGATCCCTATACCGCATCCGGGGCACCAGACGTGGGGAAATTTCTTGTCGTGTCTCAAGTACTTGTGGATCAGTTTGGTAACCTCGGCCATCAGGAAACCTCCTTAATTCTGTTCATAATCTCCTGAGGTGTTATGATAGTCCCGTCCACTCTGTTGATCGTAAAGATTTTGGTGCCGTCCCTGTTGACCCGTTTTACCTCCCTTGATATCTGTCCCATGTTCATCTCAGGAACGATGACGATCCGGGAGGTCTTGAGCGCCTGTTCGACCTGAGTCCTCATGAAAGGCCATAAGGTGTTAAGCTTAAGAAGCCCCACCTTCACGCCCCGCGCGCGGGCATCAAGCACGGCCCTCCTGGCCGAACGGGCAACTGAGCCATAGGCAATAATCGTGATATCCGCGTCATCGGTTTCATAAAATTCCCCGATCTGCAGATCGGCAAAGTTCTGGCTTATCTTTCTGAAGAGCCTTCTGATGAACGGGTCAACCTCATCCGGCCTGGAAGTTGGAAAACCCCTTACATCGTGAGTAAGCCCGGTAACGTTGTACCGGTAACCGTCCCCAAAGGCGGCCATGGCCGGCACACCCCTCGGATTATCCTCATAAGGAATGTACCACTCGGGCGGCACGGTAGGCTTTACCCTGTTGAAGATCGTCATCCCCTCGCGATCCGATAGACTCACCTTCTCCCGCATATGGGCCACGACCTCATCAACAAGCAAAATCACGGGAATGCGGTATTTTTCCGAGAAATTGAAAGCAGTGATAGTCAGGTCATAACACTCCCTGACCGTGGAAGGGCAAAGCGCGATGACAGGGTGATCGCCATGCGTTCCCCAACGCGCCTGCATCACATCGCTTTGAGAGGGCGACGTGGGAAGACCGGTGCTCGGCCCACCCCGCATGGCATTGACGATAACGCAGGGGACTTCGGTGATCACGGCAAAACCGAGGTTCTCCTGCATAAGAGAAAAACCTGGACCGCTTGTGGCAGTCATCGACTTGACGCCCGCGAGCGACGCGCCGATCACAGCCCCGAGACTCGCAATCTCGTCCTCCATTTGAATAAACGTGCCGTCCACCCGGGGAAGTCTGACCGACAACAGCTCGGATATCTCTGTAGCCGGGGTAATGGGGTAGCCGGCAAAGAAACGGCATCCGGCCCGCAAGGCCCCTTCAACGATTGCCTCATTCCCCTGAAGCAGCAGTTCCTTCCGGTCTTTCTTTTTCAAATCAGTTTCTCACCTGCCCTGCGTCTTCTTTCTTCTTCTCCACAGTAATGGCAAAATCCGGGCATCTTATCTCGCACCAGCCGCAGTTAATGCATTTCTGTGGCTCTTTAACATAGGGATATCCGCCTTCGTCGCGGTCAAGAACGCCTGTGGGACAAAAAGCCGCACAAATCCCGCAGGCCTTGCACCATGCCCGATAAATATCTATTTTTGGAAGGTCTCTTTTCTTCTTCTGCACAGCACCATCACGCCTTTCAGTGTACAGGCTAAGATGATTGATCTTGTCTGTCAAGTTTTTTCAATGAAGGGATGAAAAGATCGTGACCAAACCGCTCCTCATGCTCCTCGAAAGCACTTTATCGGTTTTGCCATCGCGCAGCTTTCGCATTGCTCTTAGTCAGATCCAGTCGGATAAGAGGCTTCACGCGTTCACTGCTCTGAAGAGGGCGCAAATCGAGGCTTTCATGAAGCTCAAGTGGCAAGGGATTGCCAATCCAGCGCCCCGGTATTTCACAAAAATAAGAGTCGCCATACTCGATACTTCCACCCTGACTGTGGTCACTGAGAGATAACAGGAAAGAACTGAACCCTTCCCGGTTATCGGTCTGTCAAGATCTTGGTATCGCTCACCCGCTATTTATTGTGACACTGCGCGCAATTCGTAAAATTATTCTTGTGATGACACGTATAGCACCACTCTACGTCCGGCTTGGGAATGGCGGCAAGCGCGGCGGCCGTGGGCGGAAGCGGATGGGCCTGGTGGCAATTGGTGCACCCCGGAATCGCCTTCGCATCTTTCGAGTCATGGGGCACAAACCGGTGCGGGTTGATCTTCTCGCCGCTCGGCGCCAGATAGCCGGGACTTGCCGTTGCGAGCTTGTCGAAAGGCCCGTGACAATCGAGGCAGGCCTTTTGGGAATCCATAGAAGCGGGGGGGTTGGCCTGCGGAGCCGCGGTCGGAGCCGTTGTTGCCGCCCCGGCCCCTGTGAACCATGCCTGACTCATGATAACCATGAGGACTAAGAGGGAGCCTATACAGGATAATTCGAATAGTCTTTTTTTCATGCCTTTTCTCCAGGATGCGTTTGGCAATAAACTACATGGCCTTTTCCAGCGCTGCATTTTTGCCGGCTATGTACCCCTGACATATGGCCCGGGCCAGGCCGTGTTGACTGAAGCCTCCAGCCGATTCCCCGCCGCAATAAAGACCCTGAATCACCTGGCCGTTCATGTCCTGCACCTGGCATTTGGCATTGATCCTTAAACCGGCGCGGGTATCGTGGACCACAGGCGTTGCCCAGCCCGCGTAGAAGGGAGGCCTGGCAATCTTATACTTAGGCGCGGGTTTACCGAAGTCCTCGTCCTTGCCTGCATCGACGAATGAGTTATATCTGGCCACAGTCTCTTCGAGATTGCCTCTCGGCATAGGAACCCGCTGATACTTCATAACGATCTTAGCCGCCAGTTCGGCGATTGAATCTGCTTTGAAAAAGAAACCGGCGTCTGAATCCACGTTTGGCGAATTCGGGCTCCATCTCTGTCTCGCCACAGCGTCTGAGTCAAAGATCGCCCAGATGGGGCCGCCGCCGTTCTTCCCGTCGCCGATCCCGGCAAGTGCTGCATTAATGAAATTGCTTGGACTGTACTTTACATTGGTCGCATTCAGATAACTGCCCTGTACATACGGATTTATCTGTCCCGCATTGTTCGCGGTAAACTGATCTGAAGTCTCATCGTAGAATCGTTTGCCCAGCATGTTGACGAGAATAAGGTTCTGCCAGTCGGCAACCGGCAATCCCGATGCCCGGGCAAGTTTGAACACGGCGCTGCCAGGCATCCACCGCAGGTTCCGGTAATTGTACTGGCATCCGATGGTGCCGGGCTTGGTAATATTCGACCCGAATTCTCCGGTCTGATTGTAAAGCCCCCAGAGCGATGCCCCGATTGCCATGGCCGCAAGCTCACCGGACGCATCCTGGTCCGACCAGGGCATGCCTGAAAGGCCGCAATATTCTTCCGTCAAGCGAGGATCGAACATCCGCCGGAAATTCACGTTGCCTGTGGAGCCACCCGAGGCGATGATCACGGCTTTTTTGGCCCGAATGTTTAACTTCTTGCCCTTATTGTCCACAGCCACCCCGAGGACCCTTCCCGTGCTCGACCCCTCGCGATAAATCGACGTCATCTTATGCTCAAGCAAGATCTGGACACCCGCCTTTTTGGCCGCTACTTCCAGCGGCCTCATAAGCCCGTTACCGGTAGAAGTCGTAGCCCTGACGGTAAAATCAGCGGGCACGCCTGTTTGGACCATGGGCCAGTCCATTGCCGCTGCGTGCATCTCGCGGGGCACCGAGTTTCCCACCGAGGTTCCTCCGAGCGTGTCCGGGGCCCTGTTGACGAAGACAACCCCGTGAGCCAGAAGCCATTCGAAGCTTGAAGCGCTGTTGTCGGCAAAGGCACGGATGATCTCCCGATCGTTGTACCGGTAATCGGGAAATCCGTTGGGCTGAACAACGGACCAGTCGGTCAAATCCTCGAAGAGAATGTCCGGCGAATCCTTGATGCCAGCCTTTTTCTGCACGCTTGTACCGCCGCCGAGCGGAATATTACCGCCGCTTGTTATTGCGTGACCACCGATGTCAAAGGCCGCTTCCACGAGGATCACCCGAGCTCCGGCCTCGCGAGCCACAATTGCAGCCGGGAGTCCCGTTGCGCCCGCTCCGATTACGACCACATCGGCTTCCTTGTTCCACTTTATCGAGTATCCTTTGGCCTTGGCGGATGCACTGCCTGATGGAATGAGGTTTGCGACGGTCAAGGCACTTGTGGCGACAGCGGTTCCTTTGAGGAACTGGCGCCGACTGATCCCTTTGTCTTTTTTTTCTTCCTCTGACATGTCACTCCTCCTTTCGATACTTCTCATCGCTTAAGCACGAAATGAGCTTCCTTTGCAATTATAGGGCGTGCATCTGTTTTTGACAACCTGGGTCGCCAAAACCCGTTTCAGATAATGAAACTCCCTCACTATCTCTTCTTCTTGAGCCGGTCGATGGCGATCTTAATGCTCGCCCGCATCCTTTCAATCGACTGGGCGAGAATTAAGACTTCACCCCTGGCTTTTACGTCTATGGACGCATTCAAATCGCCCATGCTGATCGTATCGGCCGCCTCCGATAAACGGCGGATCGGACGTATCACCCAAAAACAGTAGACATAAATCACCGCAAACAGGATAAGAAAGATGGCGATGAGAACATAGATTAAAAGAGCGAATTTCTTGTTGTGCTGTGCGGAATACGTACGCGTAAGGTCGCTTATCCTCGCCTCGATGGCCCTCGATGGTTTTGAAAACTCCTCGGTCCAGGCGGTTGCGGCAATAGAAAAATTGGTACCCTTTACCGGGGTGATCCACAAATACTTACCCCTTGTCTTCCCACTCGTATCGGTCCATTCATAATAGCCGCCTGCGCCGGCCCCGGCGATCGCAGCGTTAACGATTTTCACAAAGCTCGGACCCAGCTTATCGTACAACTTAGTCGCGTCGGAATTCATGAATTCGGGATCAGGATGGTAGCGGATAATGTTGTTGTTATCACAGACCACTATATACCCCGTCTCTCCGACCTTCTGGGTAAGGATTTCTGTGAGCGTTGCGTCGCTATGTGCAAAGAGCCTTTCCGCCGGCATGGCCCGCCGAAAAGATTTGATGTAAATCTCAAGTTGCCTGGCCACGTCTTCGGCCTGCTGTTGGATAAGCTTTTCGCCTAACTTGTTCACATGGTTCGCAGAATCTTTGAGGCTCGCCGCTCCCAGTTCGTTCACGCTGTCAAGCCAGATGCCTTTGACGCTTGCGAAATGAAAATTTCCGATATCTACATTCAAAAAAAGTATGCACCCCATACATAAGAAGGCCAGGAAGACAGGGACAAGAATTCCCATGATCAATCTGAATAGTAGTCCTTCCCATATCTTATCCTTGGTCATCATAATGAATTCTCCCGCATAAGGTTTATTTCAGTTCCTCGACAAAAGGCTCCATCACGAGTCTGACAAAAGAGGTTCTTTTCGACGTATCAGCGATCTGTCCCCCCACCG encodes the following:
- a CDS encoding HAMP domain-containing protein — encoded protein: MMTKDKIWEGLLFRLIMGILVPVFLAFLCMGCILFLNVDIGNFHFASVKGIWLDSVNELGAASLKDSANHVNKLGEKLIQQQAEDVARQLEIYIKSFRRAMPAERLFAHSDATLTEILTQKVGETGYIVVCDNNNIIRYHPDPEFMNSDATKLYDKLGPSFVKIVNAAIAGAGAGGYYEWTDTSGKTRGKYLWITPVKGTNFSIAATAWTEEFSKPSRAIEARISDLTRTYSAQHNKKFALLIYVLIAIFLILFAVIYVYCFWVIRPIRRLSEAADTISMGDLNASIDVKARGEVLILAQSIERMRASIKIAIDRLKKKR
- a CDS encoding 2-oxoacid:acceptor oxidoreductase subunit alpha — translated: MKKKDRKELLLQGNEAIVEGALRAGCRFFAGYPITPATEISELLSVRLPRVDGTFIQMEDEIASLGAVIGASLAGVKSMTATSGPGFSLMQENLGFAVITEVPCVIVNAMRGGPSTGLPTSPSQSDVMQARWGTHGDHPVIALCPSTVRECYDLTITAFNFSEKYRIPVILLVDEVVAHMREKVSLSDREGMTIFNRVKPTVPPEWYIPYEDNPRGVPAMAAFGDGYRYNVTGLTHDVRGFPTSRPDEVDPFIRRLFRKISQNFADLQIGEFYETDDADITIIAYGSVARSARRAVLDARARGVKVGLLKLNTLWPFMRTQVEQALKTSRIVIVPEMNMGQISREVKRVNRDGTKIFTINRVDGTIITPQEIMNRIKEVS
- a CDS encoding 2-oxoacid:acceptor oxidoreductase family protein, with the translated sequence MGYRYDIRLSGSGGQGIILMGIILAEAVGIYDGKYVAQTQSYGPEARGGSSKAEVVISDGEIDYPKALRLDLLLAMNQKACDDYYMDLKADGILIVDSTLVKQVPVSKAYQIPFTRLAREKFKREMVANIVALGALSRLTPVVSMRAIESAVLARVPKGTEQLNRDALRTGMTIAAKIKKIAFPDSPKELEDEDT
- a CDS encoding 4Fe-4S binding protein — encoded protein: MQKKKRDLPKIDIYRAWCKACGICAAFCPTGVLDRDEGGYPYVKEPQKCINCGWCEIRCPDFAITVEKKKEDAGQVRN
- a CDS encoding FAD-dependent oxidoreductase produces the protein MSEEEKKDKGISRRQFLKGTAVATSALTVANLIPSGSASAKAKGYSIKWNKEADVVVIGAGATGLPAAIVAREAGARVILVEAAFDIGGHAITSGGNIPLGGGTSVQKKAGIKDSPDILFEDLTDWSVVQPNGFPDYRYNDREIIRAFADNSASSFEWLLAHGVVFVNRAPDTLGGTSVGNSVPREMHAAAMDWPMVQTGVPADFTVRATTSTGNGLMRPLEVAAKKAGVQILLEHKMTSIYREGSSTGRVLGVAVDNKGKKLNIRAKKAVIIASGGSTGNVNFRRMFDPRLTEEYCGLSGMPWSDQDASGELAAMAIGASLWGLYNQTGEFGSNITKPGTIGCQYNYRNLRWMPGSAVFKLARASGLPVADWQNLILVNMLGKRFYDETSDQFTANNAGQINPYVQGSYLNATNVKYSPSNFINAALAGIGDGKNGGGPIWAIFDSDAVARQRWSPNSPNVDSDAGFFFKADSIAELAAKIVMKYQRVPMPRGNLEETVARYNSFVDAGKDEDFGKPAPKYKIARPPFYAGWATPVVHDTRAGLRINAKCQVQDMNGQVIQGLYCGGESAGGFSQHGLARAICQGYIAGKNAALEKAM
- a CDS encoding cytochrome c3 family protein; translated protein: MKKRLFELSCIGSLLVLMVIMSQAWFTGAGAATTAPTAAPQANPPASMDSQKACLDCHGPFDKLATASPGYLAPSGEKINPHRFVPHDSKDAKAIPGCTNCHQAHPLPPTAAALAAIPKPDVEWCYTCHHKNNFTNCAQCHNK
- a CDS encoding 2-oxoacid:ferredoxin oxidoreductase subunit beta → MAEVTKLIHKYLRHDKKFPHVWCPGCGIGIMLGSLIRAIDETGYSQDEVVLVSGIGCTGRLPVYVDFNTLHTTHGRALTFATGVKLAKPALKVIVIMGDGDAVAIGGNHFIHAARRNIDLTAIIVNNSVYGMTGGQYSPTTPYGARSATTTYSNVEHAFSISELAVTAGAAFVGRGTVYHAKLLDSLMVRAFAKVGFSVVEVISHCHTQYGRLNRLGSAVEMMQWQRDHAVPVEKATQMTGDELRDKFRIGVLVERDLPAYEEEYEKVRKWAKLTEKP
- the sucC gene encoding ADP-forming succinate--CoA ligase subunit beta, with product MKIHEYQAKKLLDAYGLRVPRGAAANSPEEAFRIAQQIGQGPYAVKAQIHAGGRGRAHGIETVEKADDVRGVARRMLGGTLATDQTGACGKPVQMLLIEEAIDAQKELYLGIVVDRESACPVVLMSAQGGVDIETTAGTNPEKLVRETIDPQIGLRPFQVNRIIYALGIDQGLSGVTGRTIMNLYRLFIEKDCSLAEINPLAITKNGELVALDAKLNFDDNALYRQGDIQGLRDVNQENPLEVEASKYHLNYIKMNGSVGCMVNGAGLAMATMDLISLVGAEPANFLDVGGGATSEMVKQGLKILLYDKDVKMIFINIFGGILRCDVLAEGIVKAAREMIIDLPIVVRLEGTNVEAGRNILSGSGLSLTVAKDLREAAARIGEIVRSIG